DNA from Longimicrobiales bacterium:
TCCAGGTCGAGACGCAGCTCCGCGGGACGCTGGCGCGGGTTGTAGAAGCCGATCGTGTCGAGGTACTCACCGCCGCGCGGCTTGGCGCTGTCGGTGACCACCACGCGGTAGCTCGGCTGCTTCTTCCGGCCAATGCGCCGGAGACGGATCGTTACGGCCATGTTTGCTCGAACCTCGCTTGCAGCGCCGCGTCAGCGCCGCGTCAGAACATGCCGGGCATGCGCGGCATTCCACGCATCCCGCCCATCAGCTTGCCCATCCCCATCCCCTTCAACTGCTTCATCAGTTTCTGCATCTGCTTGAACTGATCGAGCAGCCGGTTCACCTCCTGAACCGTACGACCCGAGCCCGCTGCGATCCGCTTACGCCGGGAGCCGTTGATGATCTGCGGCTTCTTCCGCTCCTGCGGCGTCATCGAGAGCACGATGGCCTCGATGTGCTTGACCTGCTTCGGGTCGACCTTCGCCTGCTTCAACGCCTTGGTGTTCACACCAGGAATCATCTTCAGCAGGCCCTCGAGCGGCCCCATCTTCTGGAGCTGCCCCATCATCACGAGGAAATCCTCGAGATCGAACTTGCCTTCTTTGGCGACCTTCTTCTCGAGCTTCTGCGTCTGCTCGACGTCAAAGGCTTCCTGCGCCTTCTCGACCAGCCCGACGACGTCGCCCTGCTGGAGGATCCGCCCCGCCATGCGCGACGGATCGAACACCTCCAGTCCATCGGGCCGCTCGCCCACACCGACGAACTTGATCGGCACGCCGGTGACGCCGCGCACGCTCAGTGCGGCACCGCCCCGCGCGTCACCGTCCATCTTGGTCAGGATGACGCCCGTGAGCGGCACGTTCTCGTGGAAGCCCTCCGCCACGCGCACCGCTTCCTGACCGATCATCGCGTCGACGACGAGCAGCACTTCCGTCGGGTTCGTCGCGTCGCGGACGCGCCGCAGCTCCTGCATGAGCGCGT
Protein-coding regions in this window:
- the ffh gene encoding signal recognition particle protein, yielding MFEELSEKLDGVLGRFRQRGLLTEPMIREGLREVRRVLLEADVNFQLAREFLARVEERATGEQVLKSVQPGQQIVKIVHDELISLLGERPEGIKVAPVGPTVILLAGLQGSGKTTTAAKLARRLKREGREPMMAALDVQRPAAIDQLETLGSQVNVPVYSDRAEKDVGRLARAALEAATRGRHRALILDTAGRLQIDDALMQELRRVRDATNPTEVLLVVDAMIGQEAVRVAEGFHENVPLTGVILTKMDGDARGGAALSVRGVTGVPIKFVGVGERPDGLEVFDPSRMAGRILQQGDVVGLVEKAQEAFDVEQTQKLEKKVAKEGKFDLEDFLVMMGQLQKMGPLEGLLKMIPGVNTKALKQAKVDPKQVKHIEAIVLSMTPQERKKPQIINGSRRKRIAAGSGRTVQEVNRLLDQFKQMQKLMKQLKGMGMGKLMGGMRGMPRMPGMF